One Bradyrhizobium zhanjiangense DNA segment encodes these proteins:
- a CDS encoding CpaF family protein, with amino-acid sequence MKTFGRRDDDTPARLPASTPRPASTPSLPATAPRHEPLPQRPLMSASLRERVIEQIEPSVAATVSRDVLRRQIEEIIHGIANEERLELSGREQLQLADEIADDMTGYGPLRPLLLDQSINDIMINGPSNVYVERAGRLERIAVRFRDNDHIASVAQKIAGQVGRRVDESSPMVDCRLPDGSRVNIIFPPLAIHSPCISIRKFPSRRLDIAGMVENGSMTAAIGQLLEIAARSRLNVLVSGGTGSGKTTLLNAMSQFIDHSERVVTIEDAAELQLQQPHVISLETRPPSLEGTGQVTQRDLLWNALRMRPDRIVVGEVRGAEAFDMLQAMNTGHDGSISTVHANSARDALTRIENMVQMGQVNLPSRAIRAQIVAALDLIVQVERMRDGQRRIIQITEVMGLEGDVVTTNDIAAFEYQEEDEHGRISGTYKSTLAVPKFKSRLVYFGLDRAWAEAMRQI; translated from the coding sequence ATGAAGACCTTTGGTCGGCGCGACGACGACACGCCAGCTCGTTTGCCTGCATCGACGCCACGGCCCGCGTCGACGCCGAGCTTGCCTGCAACTGCGCCCAGGCACGAGCCATTGCCTCAGCGGCCCCTGATGTCAGCATCGCTCCGCGAACGGGTCATTGAGCAGATTGAGCCGTCGGTGGCCGCGACTGTTTCGCGCGATGTCCTTCGCCGGCAGATCGAGGAAATCATTCATGGAATCGCCAATGAGGAAAGGCTCGAACTGTCGGGTCGCGAGCAGCTTCAGCTGGCTGACGAGATTGCGGACGATATGACCGGCTACGGGCCGCTGCGTCCGCTTCTGCTCGATCAATCGATCAACGATATCATGATCAATGGACCGAGTAACGTTTACGTGGAACGAGCTGGCAGGCTGGAACGGATCGCGGTGCGATTCCGCGACAATGATCACATTGCGTCGGTGGCGCAGAAAATCGCCGGTCAGGTTGGGCGACGCGTTGACGAATCCAGTCCGATGGTGGATTGCCGCTTGCCCGACGGCAGCCGGGTCAACATCATTTTTCCGCCGCTAGCGATCCACAGCCCCTGTATTTCGATCCGAAAATTTCCAAGCCGCCGTTTGGACATCGCCGGAATGGTCGAAAATGGCTCAATGACCGCAGCCATCGGACAATTACTGGAGATTGCCGCTCGGTCTCGGCTCAATGTTCTGGTCTCCGGCGGCACCGGCTCCGGCAAGACCACGCTGCTCAATGCCATGAGCCAGTTCATTGATCACAGTGAACGCGTCGTCACCATCGAGGATGCGGCAGAGTTGCAGCTTCAGCAGCCGCACGTGATCAGCCTGGAGACCCGGCCTCCCAGTCTTGAAGGCACTGGGCAGGTGACACAACGCGATCTGTTGTGGAATGCCCTGCGCATGCGTCCTGACCGGATCGTCGTGGGCGAGGTGCGCGGCGCCGAAGCGTTTGACATGCTGCAGGCGATGAACACGGGCCATGATGGTTCGATCTCCACGGTCCATGCCAATAGTGCCCGCGATGCCCTGACCCGCATCGAGAACATGGTGCAGATGGGACAGGTCAATCTGCCGTCGCGGGCCATTCGAGCTCAGATCGTCGCTGCGCTGGATCTCATCGTACAAGTCGAACGCATGCGCGACGGACAACGTCGCATTATCCAGATCACCGAGGTGATGGGGCTGGAAGGGGATGTGGTCACCACCAATGACATCGCAGCCTTCGAGTACCAGGAGGAGGATGAGCATGGGCGGATATCGGGAACTTACAAGTCTACCCTCGCAGTCCCGAAATTCAAAAGCCGTCTTGTCTATTTCGGCCTTGATCGCGCTTGGGCCGAGGCCATGAGGCAAATATGA
- a CDS encoding AAA family ATPase, which yields MSANIAVVSSPEEATSVVARNRIVCFVNDELSAAALRKGLEGSNISIKRGTIRNAIRMLETDTELFALVTDISGIDDPFAELERLAGVCPPDVRVTLIGENREITFYRELMELGLTEYLPRPLTRDMVLDQLRPKLLGDVTAGSIDRGGHVISICGAQGGAGATSIAINLALQLAETTKAKVALLDLHLQAGETAVMLGVQPGPGLRIALENPMRADTLFLERAAIEVNERVCLISADEELDAQLDITEAGVRHVLGLLRQRFNYIVVDVPVPFPPSIHPVITHSRHVLVLLEAEITGLRNAHALRTAVTNIAGKDRVFTLLNRANRPGGLPRAAIVKALGAEPDMVVPDLGKGMTQAVNLGIPALKHVSGLRRHLAPIVREITGLGAERKGRLRRLLGL from the coding sequence ATGAGCGCTAACATTGCAGTCGTCAGTTCGCCTGAAGAAGCCACATCTGTCGTAGCGCGCAACCGGATCGTCTGTTTTGTAAATGACGAGCTTAGTGCTGCGGCTCTGCGCAAGGGCCTCGAAGGCAGTAACATATCGATCAAACGTGGCACGATCCGTAATGCCATACGGATGCTCGAAACCGACACCGAACTATTCGCGTTGGTGACGGACATCAGTGGAATCGATGATCCATTTGCCGAACTTGAGAGGCTGGCCGGCGTCTGCCCACCCGATGTCCGGGTGACTCTGATCGGTGAGAACAGGGAGATCACCTTCTACCGCGAGCTTATGGAACTCGGCTTGACCGAGTACCTGCCCAGGCCGCTCACGCGGGACATGGTGCTGGACCAGCTGCGTCCGAAGCTGCTTGGCGACGTGACGGCCGGTTCGATTGATCGGGGCGGACATGTGATCTCGATCTGCGGTGCGCAGGGCGGTGCCGGCGCAACGAGTATCGCAATCAATCTCGCGCTGCAGCTGGCCGAGACCACCAAGGCCAAGGTCGCGCTGCTCGACCTTCACCTGCAAGCCGGCGAGACGGCCGTGATGCTGGGTGTTCAGCCCGGACCAGGGCTGCGCATCGCTCTGGAAAATCCCATGCGGGCGGACACACTGTTCCTGGAGCGCGCGGCAATTGAGGTCAATGAACGGGTTTGCCTGATCTCCGCCGATGAGGAACTGGATGCGCAGCTCGACATCACTGAAGCGGGCGTGAGACACGTGCTGGGTCTGCTCCGCCAACGGTTCAATTACATCGTTGTCGATGTACCGGTCCCGTTTCCGCCATCTATCCATCCGGTGATCACTCATTCTCGTCACGTGCTGGTGCTGCTGGAAGCCGAGATAACCGGACTTCGCAATGCCCACGCACTGCGCACCGCTGTCACGAACATCGCCGGCAAAGATCGGGTCTTTACTTTGCTCAACCGCGCCAATCGCCCCGGCGGCCTTCCCAGGGCTGCGATTGTCAAGGCTTTGGGCGCAGAACCAGACATGGTGGTACCCGATCTCGGCAAGGGGATGACCCAGGCGGTCAATCTCGGAATTCCAGCGCTGAAGCACGTATCAGGACTGCGACGTCACCTCGCCCCGATTGTGCGCGAGATTACAGGGCTCGGCGCCGAGCGGAAGGGACGGCTGAGGAGGCTGCTCGGATTATGA